A stretch of the Archangium violaceum genome encodes the following:
- a CDS encoding shikimate kinase — protein sequence MSGPSAEQRRQLIERILAAVDPRLAPGLRQEIAQPGPSLLPSEGQTVVIAGHRAAGKTRLLPLVSEVLGRPGVDLDAELARRSGRSLRDWVVEDTDGFRSAERSLLLELPRGSVVSVGGGFLSNHPDALHPCYTLLVPVSFETYRERLLADTTRPRLRPGMSLEEEISTLYEQRQVLHARVPTVSLAEFLRALTSLGSQP from the coding sequence ATGTCGGGACCGTCCGCTGAGCAGAGGCGTCAGCTCATCGAGAGAATCCTCGCGGCCGTGGATCCACGGCTCGCGCCCGGGCTGCGGCAGGAGATCGCCCAGCCCGGCCCTTCCCTCCTGCCCTCCGAGGGGCAGACCGTCGTCATCGCCGGGCACCGCGCCGCGGGCAAGACGCGGCTGCTGCCCCTGGTGAGCGAGGTGCTCGGCAGACCAGGAGTGGACCTGGATGCCGAGCTCGCGCGCCGCTCGGGCCGCTCCCTCCGGGATTGGGTCGTCGAGGACACCGACGGATTCCGCTCGGCCGAGCGCAGCCTTCTCCTGGAGCTGCCTCGCGGCTCCGTCGTCTCCGTGGGCGGCGGGTTCCTTTCGAACCACCCGGACGCCCTCCATCCTTGTTACACACTGCTCGTGCCCGTCTCCTTCGAGACCTACCGCGAGCGACTCCTCGCCGACACCACCCGCCCCCGGCTGCGGCCCGGCATGTCGCTGGAGGAGGAGATCAGCACCCTCTACGAGCAGCGCCAGGTGCTCCACGCTCGCGTGCCCACCGTGAGCCTCGCCGAGTTCCTGCGCGCCCTCACCTCCCTTGGGAGCCAGCCATGA
- a CDS encoding 1,4-dihydroxy-2-naphthoate polyprenyltransferase, translated as MNAIAPAVEAPRPTLKTWLMAARPKTLTAALVPVMVGTALAYGLGVGRWLPALAALVGAMLIQIGTNLTNDYYDFKKGADTAERLGPTRVTQSGLIAPGTVLASALLCFGLAVVTGIYLVVEGGWPIVAIGLASVLAGYAYTGGPFPLGYNGLGDVFVFIFFGLVAVPGTFYVQALTVGPAAWWAAIPVGAIGTALLVVNNLRDASTDVKAGKRTLVVRFGTMMGKVEYVLLLVAAFATPLAMWGLGLASPWVLLALLSVPVAVPPLKRVLGAEGAALNPALGGTARLQLVFGVLFSAGLLLR; from the coding sequence ATGAACGCGATAGCTCCCGCGGTGGAGGCACCTCGCCCCACCTTGAAGACGTGGTTGATGGCCGCGAGGCCGAAGACGCTGACGGCGGCGCTGGTGCCGGTGATGGTGGGCACTGCGCTCGCCTACGGGCTGGGCGTGGGCCGGTGGTTGCCGGCGTTGGCGGCGCTGGTGGGCGCGATGCTCATCCAGATCGGCACGAACCTGACGAACGACTACTACGACTTCAAGAAGGGCGCGGACACGGCGGAGCGGCTGGGGCCGACGCGGGTGACGCAGAGCGGGCTGATCGCGCCGGGGACGGTGCTGGCGAGCGCGCTCTTGTGCTTCGGGCTGGCGGTGGTGACGGGCATCTACCTGGTGGTGGAGGGAGGGTGGCCGATCGTGGCGATCGGGCTGGCGTCGGTGCTGGCGGGCTACGCGTACACGGGAGGCCCGTTTCCGTTGGGGTACAACGGGCTGGGGGACGTGTTCGTCTTCATCTTCTTCGGGCTGGTGGCGGTGCCGGGGACGTTCTACGTGCAGGCGCTGACGGTGGGCCCGGCGGCGTGGTGGGCGGCGATCCCGGTGGGGGCGATCGGCACGGCGCTGCTGGTGGTGAACAACCTGCGTGACGCGTCGACGGACGTGAAGGCGGGCAAGAGGACGCTGGTGGTGCGCTTCGGCACGATGATGGGCAAGGTCGAGTACGTGCTGCTGCTCGTGGCGGCCTTCGCGACGCCGCTGGCGATGTGGGGCCTGGGGCTGGCGAGCCCGTGGGTGCTGCTGGCGCTGTTGAGCGTGCCGGTGGCGGTGCCGCCGCTGAAGCGGGTGTTGGGGGCGGAGGGAGCGGCGCTGAACCCGGCGCTGGGCGGGACGGCGAGACTGCAACTGGTGTTCGGGGTGTTGTTCTCGGCGGGGCTGCTGCTGAGGTAG
- the menH gene encoding 2-succinyl-6-hydroxy-2,4-cyclohexadiene-1-carboxylate synthase, with amino-acid sequence MALKMAYETWGEGPHPLLLLHGFTGNRSSFEHLRPLMSDKVRVISVDLPGHGQTPLPTRTGRDGFLETIEALFGVMDEVGVARTNLLGYSQGARFALAAALTRPERFGRLIMESGSPGLHRRQHRTERRVSDAQLAAMIRQKGVPAFVAYWESLPLFAGVRKLPAEQQESVRARRLECTADGLVGALECLGLAVQPDYWPELQRQRLPTLLLTGALDEKFTQIARRMAEDLPVVWRRTFEDCTHAPHLEAPEEYAREVLSFLQTPWYEAPEFESSTPDKSAAGGHG; translated from the coding sequence ATGGCTCTGAAGATGGCGTACGAGACGTGGGGAGAGGGTCCGCACCCGCTCCTCCTCCTGCATGGATTCACGGGCAACCGCTCCTCGTTCGAGCACCTGCGCCCGCTGATGAGCGACAAGGTGCGGGTCATCTCGGTGGACCTGCCGGGCCACGGCCAGACGCCGCTGCCCACGCGCACCGGCCGCGATGGCTTCCTCGAGACGATCGAGGCGCTGTTCGGGGTGATGGACGAGGTGGGCGTGGCCAGGACGAACCTGCTGGGCTATTCGCAGGGCGCGCGTTTCGCGTTGGCCGCGGCGCTGACCCGGCCCGAGCGCTTCGGGCGGCTCATCATGGAGAGCGGCTCGCCGGGATTGCACCGCCGCCAGCACCGCACGGAGCGGCGCGTGAGTGACGCGCAGCTGGCGGCCATGATCCGGCAGAAGGGCGTGCCGGCCTTCGTGGCGTATTGGGAGTCGCTGCCGCTCTTCGCGGGCGTGCGCAAGTTGCCCGCCGAGCAGCAGGAATCCGTCCGGGCCCGGCGCCTCGAGTGCACGGCGGATGGATTGGTGGGGGCACTGGAGTGCCTGGGCCTGGCGGTGCAGCCGGACTATTGGCCGGAGCTGCAGCGCCAGCGGCTGCCCACGCTGTTGCTGACGGGAGCGCTGGACGAGAAGTTCACGCAGATCGCCCGTCGGATGGCGGAGGATCTGCCGGTGGTGTGGCGGCGCACGTTCGAGGACTGCACCCATGCCCCGCATCTGGAAGCGCCGGAGGAGTACGCCCGCGAGGTGCTCTCCTTCCTGCAGACCCCCTGGTACGAAGCGCCCGAATTCGAGAGCTCCACGCCCGACAAGAGCGCGGCCGGGGGCCACGGCTAG
- the menD gene encoding 2-succinyl-5-enolpyruvyl-6-hydroxy-3-cyclohexene-1-carboxylic-acid synthase: MSDANLNQLWARALLEELVRGGVRHAVVCPGSRSSPLALASARTEGVRTWSIIDERCAGFFALGLAKQSRAPVVLVATSGTAGAHFYPAVIEAAMSQVPLVVLTADRPLESQGWGAPQTVPQARFFGEYARLFADVGLPEADDAALVHLRATVARAVAMACRAPRGAVHLNVPFREPLAPTPGSFDAKHLSSRAREGRPGVPLTRIHPPSRLPDAQALEAVRARVAATERGVIVCGPRDENDGFAEAIASLAEATGYPVLAEAASQARYGGGPATVSLYDAMLRHEPFARAHRPELVLRFGGGLTPKGSQAWIDGSGAEVVLFSDEGALFDPAHAAARVVEGSAVAACEALSQGLSRGLGPWARSFLWAEQWTRAALESAFSEDPSLTEMRVAHEVVTALPDGANLFVSSSMPIRDVDAFAPSTGRRLRVLANRGTNGIDGIVSSALGVAAASGRPTVLLTGDLAFLHDVGGLLTARRSGVPLTVVVVNNDGGGIFSFLPIAQAEQARSQYETLWGTPHGVDLSHAAALYQARFRRPDSPASLRSAVAEGLKGGLHLVEVQVAERARNVDLHRQLFARMATALGEGPWL; encoded by the coding sequence ATGTCTGACGCCAACCTGAATCAGCTCTGGGCGCGGGCATTGTTGGAGGAGCTGGTTCGCGGGGGTGTGCGGCACGCGGTGGTGTGTCCGGGCTCGCGCTCCTCTCCACTGGCGTTGGCGAGTGCTCGCACCGAGGGGGTGCGCACCTGGTCCATCATCGACGAGCGCTGCGCCGGCTTCTTCGCGTTGGGATTGGCGAAGCAGTCGCGCGCGCCGGTGGTGCTGGTGGCCACGAGCGGGACCGCGGGGGCGCACTTCTACCCGGCGGTCATCGAGGCGGCCATGTCGCAGGTGCCGCTGGTGGTCCTCACCGCGGACCGGCCCCTGGAGTCGCAGGGGTGGGGCGCGCCGCAGACGGTGCCCCAGGCGCGGTTCTTCGGGGAGTACGCGCGGCTGTTCGCGGACGTGGGTCTGCCGGAGGCGGATGACGCGGCGCTGGTTCACCTGCGTGCCACCGTGGCCCGGGCCGTGGCCATGGCCTGCCGTGCGCCCAGGGGCGCGGTGCACCTCAACGTGCCGTTCCGGGAGCCGCTCGCGCCCACGCCGGGGAGCTTCGACGCGAAGCACCTGTCCTCGCGGGCCCGGGAGGGCAGGCCGGGCGTGCCGCTCACGCGCATCCACCCTCCCTCGCGTCTGCCGGATGCCCAGGCCCTGGAGGCGGTGCGTGCGCGGGTGGCCGCCACCGAGCGCGGTGTCATCGTCTGCGGCCCTCGGGACGAGAACGACGGCTTCGCGGAGGCCATCGCCTCGCTCGCAGAGGCCACCGGCTATCCGGTGCTGGCCGAGGCCGCCTCCCAGGCGCGCTACGGCGGCGGTCCGGCCACGGTGTCGCTCTACGACGCGATGCTGCGACACGAGCCCTTCGCCCGGGCACACCGGCCGGAGCTGGTGCTGCGCTTCGGTGGAGGTCTGACGCCCAAGGGATCGCAGGCGTGGATCGACGGCTCGGGTGCGGAGGTGGTGCTCTTCAGTGACGAGGGCGCGCTCTTCGATCCAGCGCACGCCGCGGCGCGGGTGGTGGAGGGCTCGGCGGTGGCGGCCTGCGAGGCGCTGTCCCAGGGGCTCTCCCGGGGCCTGGGTCCGTGGGCGCGGAGCTTCCTCTGGGCCGAGCAGTGGACGCGGGCGGCGTTGGAGTCGGCCTTCTCGGAGGACCCGTCGCTCACGGAGATGCGCGTGGCCCACGAGGTGGTGACGGCGCTGCCGGACGGGGCGAACCTCTTCGTGTCCAGCAGCATGCCCATCCGTGACGTGGATGCCTTCGCGCCCTCGACGGGCCGGAGGCTGCGGGTGCTGGCCAACCGGGGCACCAACGGCATCGACGGCATCGTGTCGAGCGCACTCGGGGTGGCGGCGGCCTCGGGGCGTCCCACCGTGTTGCTCACGGGAGACCTGGCCTTCCTGCACGACGTGGGCGGGCTGCTCACGGCGCGCCGAAGCGGGGTGCCCTTGACGGTGGTGGTGGTGAACAACGACGGTGGAGGCATCTTCTCCTTCCTTCCCATCGCGCAGGCCGAGCAGGCGCGCTCGCAGTACGAGACCCTGTGGGGCACGCCGCATGGCGTGGACCTGTCGCACGCCGCCGCGCTCTACCAGGCCCGCTTCCGGCGCCCGGACTCGCCCGCTTCGCTGCGCTCGGCCGTGGCCGAGGGACTCAAGGGCGGTCTCCACCTGGTCGAGGTCCAGGTGGCGGAGCGCGCGAGGAACGTGGATCTGCACCGGCAACTCTTCGCGAGGATGGCCACCGCACTGGGAGAAGGCCCATGGCTCTGA
- a CDS encoding STAS/SEC14 domain-containing protein yields MEVTLEGTVRADEMQQFVEQSLNAVRSLAQQGRVVVALADLRHLRTTSPEAAELLRQGQEAAMKAGMRRIAELVNSELTTLQLNRIARASGMDSILRRFQDEEEARHWLLEARDELDAA; encoded by the coding sequence GTGGAAGTCACCCTGGAAGGCACCGTTCGCGCCGATGAGATGCAGCAGTTCGTCGAGCAGTCCCTGAACGCGGTGCGCTCGCTCGCCCAACAGGGGCGCGTCGTCGTCGCCCTGGCCGACCTGCGCCACCTCCGGACCACCTCTCCCGAGGCCGCGGAGCTCCTCCGCCAGGGCCAGGAGGCCGCGATGAAGGCGGGCATGAGGCGCATCGCCGAGCTCGTCAACAGTGAGCTCACCACGCTCCAGCTCAACCGCATCGCGCGCGCCAGCGGCATGGACAGCATCCTCCGCCGCTTCCAGGACGAGGAGGAGGCCCGGCACTGGCTCCTCGAGGCCCGCGACGAGCTCGACGCGGCCTGA
- the ubiE gene encoding bifunctional demethylmenaquinone methyltransferase/2-methoxy-6-polyprenyl-1,4-benzoquinol methylase UbiE, which translates to MSTEVRQMFSSIATRYDVTNEVLSFGVHRLWRRAAVRLSGAREGNAILDCATGTGDLALAFKRKVGASGRVVGTDFCKEMLDSAPAKAAREGLQVEFQVADAMDLPFASDSFDVASIAFGIRNVDDPVKCLKEMARVVRPGGRVVVLEFGQPTGFFGALFRVYSKVVMPTIGGLLTGNRAAYEYLPRTSAAFPAGDKFLSLMDQAGAYQERVAHPMMFGTSYVYVGTVR; encoded by the coding sequence ATGAGCACCGAAGTTCGTCAGATGTTCTCCTCCATCGCCACGCGGTACGACGTGACGAACGAGGTTTTGTCGTTCGGCGTCCATCGTCTGTGGCGGCGCGCGGCCGTGCGTCTGAGCGGAGCCCGGGAGGGCAACGCCATCCTCGACTGCGCCACGGGTACCGGCGATCTGGCGCTGGCCTTCAAGCGCAAGGTCGGCGCCTCGGGCCGGGTGGTCGGCACCGACTTCTGCAAGGAGATGCTGGACAGCGCTCCGGCCAAGGCCGCCCGCGAGGGACTCCAGGTGGAGTTCCAGGTGGCCGATGCCATGGATCTGCCCTTCGCGAGCGACTCCTTCGACGTGGCCTCCATCGCCTTCGGCATCCGCAACGTGGATGACCCGGTGAAGTGCCTCAAGGAGATGGCCCGCGTGGTCCGCCCCGGCGGCCGCGTGGTGGTGCTCGAGTTCGGTCAGCCCACCGGATTCTTCGGCGCCCTGTTCCGCGTCTACAGCAAGGTCGTCATGCCCACCATCGGGGGCCTGCTCACCGGCAACCGGGCGGCATACGAGTACCTGCCCCGCACCTCGGCCGCATTCCCCGCCGGGGACAAGTTCCTCTCCTTGATGGATCAGGCTGGCGCCTATCAGGAAAGGGTGGCCCACCCGATGATGTTCGGGACATCCTACGTCTATGTCGGGACCGTCCGCTGA
- the menE gene encoding o-succinylbenzoate--CoA ligase: MQWTCPIRAGSETRPDAPALTFAGRRWTYRALDLEVGRWVGALRSRGVAAGERVALLATNHAAGVHLFLALGRLGAVLAPLNARLTRAELQPLAEDVSPRLTLALTSLAERLPGAEPLESFADALGAPDAHCEPLETKTPRVILFTSGTTGRPKGAVLTEGNFRASARFSEANLGPHPAPRWLGTLPLFHVGGLAMLTRTAYDGGCLVLRERFEENDTNRAIDEEGVTHASFVATTLERVLDARKDRPVPSTFRLALIGGGPVPAPLLERARAAGILSLQTYGLTEACSQVTTEHPDEADGRTAGRPLPGLELRIVGPGGEALGPGREGDIEVRGPTVMAGYWNRPEATSETLRDGWLRTKDMGVLDERGRLTVLSRRTDLIIRGGENIYPAELEAVLASHPVVREAAVVGVPDGRWGEVPVAFVATRDGAPLPEDLGAWCRESLAGFKVPARFLNIEALPRNAMGKVERTVLRQRARAA; encoded by the coding sequence ATGCAGTGGACATGCCCCATCCGAGCCGGCTCGGAGACGCGACCGGACGCACCGGCGCTCACGTTCGCGGGGCGGAGGTGGACGTACCGGGCGCTGGACCTCGAGGTGGGCCGGTGGGTGGGGGCGCTCAGGTCCCGAGGTGTCGCGGCGGGAGAGCGGGTGGCGCTGCTGGCGACGAACCACGCGGCGGGAGTGCACCTCTTCCTGGCGCTCGGGAGACTGGGAGCGGTGCTGGCCCCACTCAACGCGCGGCTCACGCGTGCGGAGCTCCAGCCCCTGGCCGAGGACGTGTCCCCGCGGCTCACCCTGGCACTCACGAGCCTTGCCGAGCGCCTTCCCGGCGCCGAGCCACTGGAGTCCTTCGCGGACGCCCTGGGTGCTCCCGATGCCCACTGCGAGCCCCTGGAGACGAAGACGCCACGGGTGATCCTCTTCACCTCGGGGACGACGGGCCGGCCGAAGGGCGCGGTGCTGACGGAGGGGAACTTCCGGGCGTCGGCGCGCTTCTCCGAGGCGAACCTGGGCCCACACCCCGCGCCGCGCTGGCTGGGAACGCTCCCGCTCTTCCACGTGGGGGGCCTGGCGATGCTCACGCGCACCGCGTACGACGGAGGCTGCCTCGTCCTGAGGGAGCGCTTCGAGGAGAACGACACCAACCGGGCCATCGACGAGGAGGGGGTCACCCACGCGAGCTTCGTGGCCACGACGCTGGAGCGGGTGCTGGACGCACGGAAGGACCGCCCCGTGCCATCCACGTTCCGGTTGGCGCTGATCGGCGGAGGGCCCGTGCCCGCGCCGCTGCTGGAGCGAGCGAGGGCGGCGGGCATCCTGTCGCTGCAGACCTACGGACTGACGGAGGCGTGTTCGCAGGTGACCACGGAGCACCCGGACGAGGCGGATGGACGAACGGCGGGCCGCCCGCTGCCGGGCCTGGAGCTTCGCATCGTGGGGCCCGGGGGCGAGGCGTTGGGCCCGGGAAGGGAAGGGGACATCGAGGTGCGAGGCCCCACGGTGATGGCCGGTTACTGGAACCGGCCGGAGGCCACGAGCGAGACCCTGCGGGACGGCTGGCTGCGGACGAAGGACATGGGGGTGTTGGACGAGCGGGGGCGGCTCACGGTGCTCTCCAGGCGGACGGACCTGATCATCCGGGGAGGGGAGAACATCTACCCGGCGGAACTGGAGGCGGTGCTGGCCTCGCACCCGGTGGTGCGGGAGGCCGCGGTGGTGGGAGTGCCGGACGGACGCTGGGGCGAGGTGCCGGTGGCCTTCGTGGCGACACGGGACGGAGCCCCCCTGCCGGAGGATCTGGGGGCGTGGTGTCGCGAGTCCCTGGCGGGCTTCAAGGTGCCCGCGCGCTTCCTGAACATCGAGGCGCTGCCGCGCAACGCCATGGGCAAGGTGGAGCGCACGGTGCTGCGCCAGCGGGCTCGAGCGGCCTGA
- a CDS encoding isochorismate synthase: MTTLVPADGGHWVAGMISLAAVDPLAGAEVLGEPSIYWERPLAGEAMAGWGEAASVEADSAARVLTVLEALSAPDSVRWLGGSPSALPGPWFGGMRFSQAGGDGGWGPFGFGRWTLPEVVVWREGTALAVAAFAPEGPGAEDVVRSLLARVGSAFPAGYRHPRSGTQALRLSSSRPDFEGRVTRAVETISSGGLQKVVLARAVEVEGERAFDRVDVLARLREQNPRCATFLFRAPDGTAFLGATPETLCRLEGRRLETEALAGSASPTQAGELGGSEKDRREHEAVVRYILKALKPLAEHLESDAEPALLTLKNVVHLRTGIRAELREGVGVAELVAALHPTPAVGGTPRERALEFLVEHEELDRGWYAGPVGWIGPGRAHQMVALRSARIKGSQARLFVGAGIVAGSSAEAEWRETEMKSLAMLRALGGGHV, from the coding sequence ATGACGACGCTCGTGCCCGCTGACGGAGGCCACTGGGTGGCGGGGATGATCTCCCTGGCCGCGGTGGATCCGCTCGCGGGGGCGGAGGTGTTGGGCGAGCCATCCATCTATTGGGAGCGGCCGCTCGCGGGTGAGGCGATGGCCGGGTGGGGTGAGGCGGCATCGGTGGAGGCCGATAGCGCCGCGCGGGTGCTGACGGTGCTCGAGGCGTTGTCGGCGCCGGACTCGGTGCGGTGGTTGGGTGGGTCTCCCAGCGCGCTGCCGGGTCCCTGGTTCGGAGGCATGCGCTTCTCCCAGGCGGGCGGAGATGGAGGCTGGGGGCCGTTCGGCTTCGGGCGGTGGACGCTGCCGGAGGTGGTGGTGTGGCGCGAGGGGACGGCTCTGGCGGTGGCGGCCTTCGCGCCCGAGGGCCCGGGGGCCGAGGACGTGGTGCGCTCGTTGCTGGCCCGGGTGGGCTCGGCCTTTCCGGCCGGTTACCGCCACCCCAGGAGTGGAACCCAGGCGTTGAGGCTGTCCTCGTCCCGACCGGATTTCGAGGGGCGCGTGACGCGCGCGGTGGAGACGATCAGCTCCGGCGGACTCCAGAAGGTGGTGCTGGCGCGGGCGGTGGAGGTGGAGGGCGAGCGCGCCTTCGATCGGGTGGACGTGCTGGCCCGGCTGCGCGAGCAGAACCCGCGCTGTGCCACCTTCCTCTTCCGTGCGCCGGACGGGACGGCCTTCCTGGGCGCCACTCCGGAGACGCTGTGCCGGCTGGAGGGGCGCCGGCTGGAGACGGAGGCACTCGCCGGGTCCGCGTCGCCCACCCAGGCCGGAGAACTGGGCGGGAGCGAGAAGGATCGCCGTGAGCACGAGGCGGTGGTGCGCTACATCCTCAAGGCGCTCAAGCCGCTGGCCGAGCACCTCGAGTCGGACGCCGAGCCGGCGCTGCTCACCCTGAAGAACGTGGTGCACCTACGAACTGGCATTCGCGCCGAGCTTCGCGAGGGAGTGGGCGTGGCCGAACTGGTGGCGGCGCTGCACCCCACACCCGCGGTGGGAGGCACGCCTCGGGAGCGTGCGCTGGAGTTCCTCGTCGAGCACGAGGAGCTGGACCGGGGCTGGTACGCGGGACCGGTTGGCTGGATAGGACCCGGGCGGGCGCATCAGATGGTGGCGCTGCGTTCGGCACGCATCAAAGGATCCCAGGCCCGACTCTTCGTGGGTGCTGGTATCGTGGCGGGCTCCAGCGCCGAAGCGGAGTGGCGCGAGACGGAGATGAAGAGTCTGGCCATGCTGCGGGCCCTCGGAGGAGGACATGTCTGA
- a CDS encoding type IV pilus twitching motility protein PilT: MDQATLNKLLTVGVQNGASDIHFRPGDPPIYRVNGVLRPLKMEKLHPDHTKQVALHIIQDPLTKTQVDNLQEYDTSYGLPGVARFRVNIYRQRGTLACILRIIPDEIPTIDGLGLPQVLKTIAGNDRGLVLVTGATGSGKSSTLAAMIDHINRTENLHILTIEDPVEFIYKNHKSSISQREIGPDTENFAIALRAALRQDPDVILVGEMRDTETIDIALKASETGHLVLSTVHTTDASRTINRLVSVFPAEEQAMVRMRLADSLKATISQRLLPKADGKGRTVALEIMVQTKSVEQYIREDRTSELKDVIEKGRDMFGMQSFDQHLSQLYRQGIITLETAQSAATNPADFQRALEFE; encoded by the coding sequence CTGGATCAGGCAACACTCAACAAGCTGCTCACGGTCGGCGTCCAGAATGGCGCTTCGGACATCCACTTCCGGCCTGGCGATCCGCCCATCTACCGGGTCAATGGCGTGCTGCGGCCGCTGAAGATGGAGAAGCTGCATCCGGATCACACCAAGCAGGTAGCGCTTCACATCATCCAGGATCCGCTGACGAAGACCCAGGTGGACAACCTGCAGGAGTACGACACCTCCTACGGCTTGCCGGGGGTGGCGCGGTTCCGGGTGAACATCTACCGGCAGAGGGGCACGCTGGCGTGCATCCTGCGCATCATCCCGGACGAGATCCCCACCATCGACGGGCTGGGGCTGCCACAGGTGCTCAAGACGATCGCCGGCAATGATCGCGGACTGGTGCTGGTGACGGGAGCGACGGGCTCGGGCAAGAGCTCGACACTCGCGGCGATGATCGATCACATCAACCGCACCGAGAACCTGCACATCCTCACCATCGAGGATCCGGTCGAGTTCATCTACAAGAACCACAAGTCCTCCATCTCGCAGCGGGAGATCGGCCCGGACACGGAGAACTTCGCCATCGCGCTGCGCGCCGCGCTGCGCCAGGACCCGGACGTCATCCTGGTGGGCGAGATGCGCGACACGGAGACGATCGACATCGCGCTCAAGGCCTCGGAGACGGGCCACCTGGTGCTCTCGACGGTGCACACGACGGACGCCTCGCGCACCATCAACCGCCTCGTGTCGGTGTTCCCCGCCGAGGAGCAGGCGATGGTGCGCATGCGCCTGGCCGACAGCCTCAAGGCGACCATCTCGCAGCGGCTGCTGCCGAAGGCGGACGGCAAGGGTCGCACGGTGGCGCTGGAGATCATGGTCCAGACCAAGTCGGTGGAGCAGTACATCCGCGAGGATCGGACCAGTGAGCTCAAGGACGTAATCGAGAAGGGCCGGGACATGTTCGGCATGCAGTCCTTCGATCAACACCTGAGCCAGCTCTACCGCCAGGGCATCATCACCCTGGAGACGGCGCAGAGCGCGGCGACCAACCCGGCGGACTTCCAGCGCGCGCTCGAATTCGAGTGA
- a CDS encoding mandelate racemase/muconate lactonizing enzyme family protein, which produces MRITEVTLEPLRLEMVNPLKTARGTYAAREGFVVRLRDEEGRVGQGEAMPLREFGTESPSDCERALKSINQLPLPLGEGRGEGMCHPLGLTLRTPAARHAVEQALLDLLAQRQGVPLCRLLSAEAREEVRVNALLGASSPEALAEESRRAVAEGYETLKLKVAGRPLAEDVARLSAVRDAVGRDIRLRVDANGGWTESEAGPALFRLGEYHLELCEQPVAAEDHEALARLSEHAPCPLAADESLALPEVLRALLDYPRTVGILVLKPMVLGGLLPALSLAREAAKKGLEAYVTSSLDGVIARAGAAHLAAALPSGRYASGLGVGHLFKDEPGSHPFRPVRGRIELPRTPGQGVN; this is translated from the coding sequence ATGCGCATCACGGAGGTGACCCTCGAGCCTTTGCGGCTGGAGATGGTGAACCCCTTGAAGACGGCGAGGGGCACCTACGCGGCACGAGAGGGCTTCGTGGTGCGCTTGCGGGACGAGGAGGGGCGGGTTGGACAGGGCGAGGCGATGCCGCTACGGGAGTTCGGAACGGAATCACCGAGCGACTGCGAACGAGCCCTGAAGTCGATCAATCAACTCCCTCTCCCTCTGGGAGAGGGTCGGGGTGAGGGTATGTGCCACCCCCTGGGCCTGACCCTGAGGACCCCGGCGGCCAGACACGCGGTGGAACAAGCCCTGCTGGATCTCCTCGCCCAGCGCCAGGGCGTTCCACTGTGCCGACTCCTCTCGGCCGAAGCCCGAGAAGAAGTGCGGGTCAACGCGCTGCTGGGAGCCTCATCGCCGGAGGCGCTCGCGGAGGAATCAAGGCGAGCGGTCGCGGAGGGCTACGAGACGCTGAAGCTCAAGGTCGCGGGCCGGCCGCTGGCGGAGGACGTAGCGAGACTCTCGGCGGTGAGGGATGCGGTGGGCCGGGACATCCGCCTGCGAGTGGACGCGAACGGAGGGTGGACGGAGTCGGAGGCGGGACCGGCGCTGTTTCGGCTGGGCGAATACCACCTCGAGCTGTGCGAGCAGCCCGTGGCGGCCGAGGATCACGAAGCCCTCGCGCGCCTGAGTGAACACGCACCGTGCCCTCTCGCGGCGGACGAGTCCCTGGCGCTGCCGGAGGTGCTCCGAGCGCTCCTGGACTACCCGCGTACGGTGGGCATCCTGGTCCTCAAACCCATGGTGCTGGGAGGCCTGTTGCCGGCGCTGTCACTGGCGCGCGAGGCGGCGAAGAAGGGCCTGGAGGCGTACGTGACGAGTTCGTTGGACGGGGTGATCGCGCGAGCGGGAGCGGCGCACCTGGCGGCGGCGTTGCCGTCGGGGAGGTACGCGTCGGGGCTGGGGGTGGGACACCTCTTCAAGGATGAGCCCGGGAGCCATCCATTCCGCCCGGTGCGGGGCCGCATCGAGCTGCCGCGGACGCCGGGCCAGGGAGTGAACTGA